The Pseudanabaena galeata CCNP1313 genome includes a region encoding these proteins:
- a CDS encoding IS982 family transposase — protein MDITRIFCEVDDFCESFEKHWQEQPMLPSMQGERKSRSRMRLSEVMTIAIAFHGSGYKTFKDFYTLTVIPFWRKAFPHLVSYTRFVELMPWTMMLLCCFLHTRKGEVTGISFIDSTPINVCVPCRAHAHKVFKGMVNWGKNSVGWHFGFKLHLIINDKGELLAFKLTPANVDDRQPVPEMAQDLFGQLFGDRGYISQKLFEKLYEQGLQLITKRKKNMKNCLVKLIDKILLRKRAIIESVNDQLKNISQIEHSRHRSFFNFLVNLLAGLVAYTYRETKPALDLLFKGLPALPPAIF, from the coding sequence TTGGATATCACGCGAATCTTCTGTGAAGTGGATGATTTCTGCGAAAGCTTTGAAAAACACTGGCAAGAGCAACCAATGTTGCCATCAATGCAGGGAGAAAGGAAAAGTCGCTCAAGAATGAGGTTGAGTGAAGTGATGACCATCGCGATCGCCTTTCATGGGTCAGGATACAAGACCTTCAAAGACTTCTATACCCTAACTGTAATACCGTTTTGGCGGAAAGCTTTTCCCCACTTGGTAAGCTACACCCGCTTTGTGGAGCTAATGCCTTGGACAATGATGTTGTTATGTTGCTTTCTGCATACACGCAAAGGCGAAGTGACAGGAATATCATTCATCGACTCCACACCGATCAATGTCTGTGTACCATGCCGTGCCCATGCCCATAAAGTATTCAAAGGTATGGTCAATTGGGGCAAAAACTCAGTGGGTTGGCACTTTGGCTTCAAGCTACATTTGATTATCAACGACAAAGGGGAATTGCTTGCCTTCAAGCTCACACCAGCCAATGTTGATGACCGACAACCTGTGCCTGAGATGGCTCAAGACCTCTTTGGTCAATTGTTTGGTGACCGTGGTTATATCTCCCAAAAGTTGTTTGAGAAGCTCTATGAACAAGGTTTACAACTGATTACTAAGCGCAAGAAAAATATGAAAAACTGTTTGGTCAAGTTGATTGATAAGATTTTGCTGCGTAAGCGCGCAATTATTGAGTCCGTCAATGACCAACTCAAAAACATTTCTCAGATTGAGCATTCAAGACATCGCAGTTTTTTTAATTTTCTTGTCAACCTTTTAGCTGGGTTGGTTGCTTATACATATCGAGAGACTAAACCTGCTTTAGATCTTCTCTTCAAAGGCTTACCTGCTCTTCCTCCTGCCATCTTTTAG
- a CDS encoding ABC transporter substrate-binding protein, whose amino-acid sequence MSCLLAISCTPTSSNNATTTNSPNTGSNQPPIPIGIAVAQTSNVSLLGQEQVTGAKIAETYFNQQGGINGTPIRLIFQDTAGDEQGTINAFNTLISQDKVVGIVGPTLSQQAFSADPIAERAGVPVIAPSNTAKGIPQIGKYISRVSAPVAVVAPNAIEAALKINPQIKKVAVFYAQNDAFSKSETGTFQETVKKKGLELATVQTFQTTDTDFQSQVTNTINIKPDLVIISGLSADGGNLVKQLRELGYKGLIIGGNGLNTSNILPVCKALCDGIIIAQAYSPELKNEINTAFRQIYTEQNKKEPPQFTAQAFTGVQVFVEALRTLDKTTKLNTLALPQLRTQLNDTLLAGKYVTPLGEISFTPEGEIEQKQFFVAQIKMEADGNSGKFTFIQ is encoded by the coding sequence ATGTCTTGCTTACTTGCAATATCTTGTACTCCAACTAGCAGTAACAACGCCACTACAACTAATAGCCCTAATACAGGCAGTAATCAGCCCCCAATTCCCATTGGTATTGCAGTTGCTCAAACTAGTAATGTTTCATTACTAGGCCAAGAACAAGTCACAGGTGCAAAAATTGCTGAGACCTATTTCAATCAACAAGGTGGCATCAATGGCACTCCAATTCGTCTAATTTTTCAAGATACCGCAGGTGATGAGCAGGGTACAATTAACGCCTTTAACACACTAATTTCCCAAGACAAAGTTGTTGGTATCGTTGGTCCAACACTCTCACAGCAAGCATTCAGTGCTGATCCCATTGCTGAACGAGCAGGCGTACCCGTGATCGCCCCATCGAATACCGCTAAGGGAATTCCTCAAATTGGTAAATATATTTCACGAGTATCAGCTCCTGTAGCTGTAGTCGCTCCCAATGCGATCGAGGCTGCCCTTAAAATCAATCCTCAAATCAAAAAAGTAGCGGTTTTCTACGCCCAAAATGATGCTTTCAGCAAATCAGAAACAGGTACTTTCCAAGAAACAGTTAAGAAAAAAGGTTTAGAACTAGCAACAGTCCAAACCTTCCAAACTACTGATACTGATTTTCAATCCCAAGTAACTAATACTATCAATATCAAGCCTGACTTAGTTATCATTTCAGGTCTATCTGCTGATGGTGGAAACCTTGTCAAGCAGTTGCGTGAACTAGGTTATAAAGGTCTAATCATCGGTGGGAATGGATTAAATACTTCCAATATTCTGCCAGTGTGTAAAGCACTCTGTGATGGCATTATCATTGCCCAAGCCTATAGCCCTGAATTGAAGAATGAAATAAATACTGCGTTTCGTCAGATCTATACTGAGCAGAACAAAAAAGAACCGCCACAGTTTACTGCTCAAGCATTTACAGGAGTGCAAGTATTCGTCGAAGCATTACGTACTCTCGATAAAACAACTAAGCTCAATACATTAGCATTGCCCCAACTTCGCACACAGCTAAATGACACATTGCTAGCAGGTAAATACGTTACGCCTCTCGGTGAAATATCCTTCACTCCCGAGGGCGAAATCGAACAAAAGCAATTCTTTGTAGCCCAAATCAAAATGGAAGCGGACGGCAATAGTGGTAAGTTCACATTCATTCAATAA
- the msrP gene encoding protein-methionine-sulfoxide reductase catalytic subunit MsrP — protein sequence MTLIKILPDWFLPESQATSESVYLNRRRFMKKAGLGSLSIMGLLAGCQTLEEKKAIVKQKLLDDLLKAITTSRNLAFTLDRPITDEYSAAVYTNFYEFSSDKYVWEKVGRFQPHPWTVEVSGLVANPQKFAIEDLIAKMPIEERLYRHRCVEAWAMAVPWSGFPLKRLIELVEPKANATHVKFTTFFRPEQARRQILQSEPWPYTEGLTIKEAMNELAFMAVGIYGHELPKQHGAPIRLVLPWKYGYKSIKSIVNIEFSDRQPATFWNMRIPEEYDFLANVNPNIPHPRWSQASEKMLGTGDRYATQIYNGYASYVSNLY from the coding sequence ATGACTTTGATCAAGATTCTTCCAGATTGGTTTCTGCCTGAAAGTCAAGCAACCTCAGAATCAGTTTATCTAAATCGGCGGAGATTTATGAAGAAAGCTGGATTAGGTAGCCTGAGCATTATGGGATTATTAGCTGGATGTCAAACCCTCGAAGAAAAAAAAGCCATTGTCAAACAAAAACTACTAGACGATCTCTTAAAAGCAATTACCACTTCTCGCAATCTTGCTTTTACCCTTGATCGCCCAATCACCGATGAATATAGTGCTGCTGTTTACACTAATTTCTATGAATTTAGCAGCGACAAGTATGTATGGGAAAAAGTTGGTAGATTCCAACCACATCCTTGGACTGTGGAAGTATCTGGCTTAGTAGCAAATCCCCAAAAATTTGCGATCGAGGATTTGATTGCCAAAATGCCTATCGAAGAACGTCTGTATCGCCATCGTTGTGTGGAAGCATGGGCGATGGCAGTTCCTTGGTCTGGGTTCCCTCTCAAGCGATTAATTGAATTAGTGGAACCAAAGGCTAATGCAACCCATGTTAAATTTACAACTTTCTTTCGACCTGAGCAGGCAAGAAGACAGATTTTGCAGAGCGAGCCTTGGCCCTATACGGAAGGGCTAACAATTAAGGAAGCGATGAATGAACTTGCTTTTATGGCTGTGGGCATCTATGGACATGAGTTACCCAAACAACATGGCGCTCCGATTCGATTAGTTTTGCCTTGGAAATATGGCTATAAAAGCATTAAATCGATAGTCAATATTGAATTTAGCGATCGCCAACCAGCTACATTTTGGAATATGCGTATTCCCGAAGAGTATGATTTTCTTGCCAATGTCAATCCAAATATTCCCCATCCCCGTTGGTCTCAGGCTAGTGAAAAGATGCTAGGCACAGGCGATCGCTATGCTACGCAAATTTATAACGGCTATGCCTCTTATGTCTCTAATTTGTATTAA
- the fabD gene encoding ACP S-malonyltransferase gives MTRNVWVFPGQGSQAVGMGLDLAEVGKDKFDKAEQILGWSILEKSQTDAKELAKTEFTQPCLYVISAILADILQEKGAKPDAVTGHSLGEYSALYCAGVVDFATGLELVKQRSLLMSEASGGAMTALLGFDRNALETAIAQTENVILANDNSNDQAVISGTEAAVKSICEQVKSKRAISLAVSGAFHSPLMADASTKFTAILEQTIFNEATIPVISNVEPNDATTSGQLLRDRLTQQMTSPVRWREICLYLAAQGYEQVIEVGTGKVLTGLVKRTTPSLKLVNVSTLEQANTL, from the coding sequence ATGACCAGAAATGTATGGGTTTTCCCTGGACAAGGTTCTCAGGCTGTTGGCATGGGCTTGGATCTTGCGGAAGTAGGCAAGGATAAGTTCGACAAAGCCGAGCAAATTTTGGGATGGTCGATTTTAGAAAAATCCCAGACAGACGCGAAGGAACTTGCCAAAACCGAATTTACCCAGCCTTGCTTGTATGTAATATCGGCAATTCTTGCCGATATATTGCAAGAAAAAGGCGCAAAACCAGATGCAGTGACAGGGCATAGCTTGGGCGAATATAGTGCGCTCTATTGTGCGGGTGTAGTGGATTTTGCCACAGGTTTAGAATTAGTGAAGCAGCGATCGCTCCTGATGTCAGAAGCAAGCGGTGGTGCAATGACGGCTCTGCTTGGGTTTGATCGCAATGCCTTAGAAACAGCGATCGCCCAAACTGAAAACGTAATTTTGGCTAATGACAATAGCAACGATCAAGCCGTGATTTCAGGAACAGAAGCGGCGGTAAAATCAATTTGCGAACAGGTCAAATCTAAGAGAGCAATTTCTTTGGCGGTAAGTGGTGCTTTCCATTCCCCTCTAATGGCGGATGCATCGACTAAATTTACGGCTATTCTTGAACAGACGATTTTTAACGAAGCGACAATTCCTGTCATTTCCAATGTAGAGCCAAATGATGCTACGACTTCTGGTCAGCTTTTGCGCGATCGCCTCACTCAACAGATGACCTCCCCAGTGCGTTGGCGCGAAATCTGTTTGTATCTTGCTGCTCAAGGATATGAACAAGTAATCGAAGTTGGCACAGGCAAAGTTCTGACAGGACTAGTGAAACGCACAACTCCCAGCTTGAAATTGGTGAATGTCAGTACCTTGGAACAGGCGAACACCCTGTAA
- a CDS encoding EAL domain-containing protein — MGNLMSELGESIKLENQQSLRILIIEDVEADVELTLLALESSGLTFIHDITATAIECQNFLQTKIYDVVLSDYRLPSFNGLQAFSFLKQSGQDIPFILITGSLGEESAVECIKAGMTDYVLKDRLFRLPSVLHRALQEFALRQQQKAAIARIEQQAWRETIINRIVQSMRETLVLAEVLQTTADLLQEALNVTHCLIFQPDNSQQMRVCYASAKNIDQDELIVGLSCEFYTHYQDVLIQGKQIPIYQISEDLPEELRDLAKQYSIQSLLITSLLYQQTYLGGISLYQCDRERIWSENELSLVKAIADQCAIAIHQSELYQNAQSELAERKKMEAQLRHDAFHDSLTGLPNRSLFLDRLNHALQLSNRRAYLNSSNLPEKFAVLFLDLDRFKVINDSLGHLAGDQLLKTVAKRLVDCLRGGDTVARLGGDEFVMLLEEIEDLNDVIEVVQRIKESLKVPVFLDSNEIVISTSIGIALNSTDYTQPDQLLRDADTAMYRAKEQGRDRHEIFNPAMHTEALKKLRLENELRRAIERQELRIHYQPIVCLKSRRILGFEALVRWQHPEQGLIYPAEFISLAEDAGLIVAIDFWVLEQACFQLKVWQEQFPIAATLTMSVNLSAKQFAKSDLFAQIENILQKTQLNHHHLKIEVTESILIEKTSLAAQILGELNDHNIQTCIDDFGTGYSSLSYLHRFPIHTLKIDRSFINQLDRHSGDSEIVKAIIVLGINLGLNVIAEGVETAEQLDYLKRYNCDAGQGYYLFAPLEAVAIASLLETIPSSSEELDLLKLKFE; from the coding sequence ATGGGAAACTTGATGTCAGAGTTGGGAGAATCTATAAAGCTTGAGAATCAGCAATCGCTGCGTATTTTGATTATTGAAGATGTGGAAGCTGATGTGGAGCTAACCTTATTGGCTCTTGAATCATCAGGTTTAACTTTTATCCATGACATTACAGCTACGGCGATCGAATGCCAAAATTTTTTACAAACCAAAATCTACGATGTTGTCTTGTCTGATTATCGATTGCCTAGTTTTAATGGGTTACAGGCTTTTAGTTTTCTCAAGCAATCAGGACAAGATATTCCATTCATTTTGATTACGGGCAGTTTAGGGGAAGAATCCGCCGTTGAATGCATCAAAGCGGGGATGACGGATTATGTGTTGAAGGATCGGTTATTTCGGTTGCCTAGTGTCTTACATCGGGCTTTGCAAGAGTTTGCATTACGCCAGCAGCAAAAAGCGGCGATCGCCCGAATTGAGCAGCAAGCATGGCGCGAAACTATTATCAATCGCATTGTCCAATCTATGCGAGAGACTCTCGTTTTAGCTGAGGTATTGCAAACAACGGCTGATCTATTACAGGAAGCTTTAAATGTCACTCATTGTTTAATCTTTCAGCCAGATAATTCGCAGCAAATGCGGGTATGCTATGCCAGTGCAAAGAATATCGATCAGGATGAACTTATCGTTGGTTTGTCTTGTGAGTTTTATACCCATTATCAAGATGTTTTGATCCAAGGAAAACAAATTCCTATTTATCAAATTAGCGAAGATCTTCCAGAGGAGCTAAGAGACTTAGCAAAACAGTATAGTATTCAGTCTCTTTTGATCACCTCTCTGTTGTATCAACAAACTTATTTAGGTGGAATTAGTTTGTATCAGTGCGATCGCGAACGTATTTGGTCTGAGAATGAGCTATCACTCGTTAAGGCGATCGCTGATCAATGTGCGATCGCTATCCATCAGTCAGAACTCTATCAAAATGCACAATCAGAGTTAGCAGAGCGCAAAAAGATGGAAGCTCAATTGCGGCATGATGCTTTTCATGATTCGTTAACAGGCTTGCCAAATCGTTCCTTATTTTTAGATCGTCTTAACCATGCTCTGCAACTATCCAATCGACGCGCATATTTAAATTCAAGTAATCTCCCAGAAAAGTTTGCAGTTCTCTTTTTAGACTTGGATCGATTTAAGGTAATCAATGATAGTCTTGGGCATTTAGCAGGTGATCAGCTATTAAAGACTGTGGCAAAACGTCTCGTTGACTGTCTGCGGGGAGGGGATACAGTCGCGAGGCTAGGGGGAGATGAATTTGTAATGTTGCTTGAAGAAATTGAAGATCTTAATGATGTCATTGAGGTTGTGCAGAGGATCAAGGAATCATTGAAAGTGCCAGTTTTTCTTGATAGCAATGAAATAGTGATTAGTACGAGTATTGGTATTGCCCTAAACTCTACTGACTATACGCAACCAGATCAGCTACTGCGTGATGCTGACACGGCTATGTATCGCGCTAAAGAACAAGGTAGAGATCGACATGAAATATTTAATCCTGCCATGCATACGGAAGCGCTCAAAAAACTACGACTAGAGAACGAGTTACGACGAGCCATTGAACGCCAAGAATTACGAATTCATTACCAACCAATTGTTTGCTTGAAGTCACGACGTATATTGGGATTTGAAGCTCTTGTTCGTTGGCAACATCCTGAGCAAGGATTGATATACCCTGCGGAATTTATTTCCCTTGCGGAGGATGCAGGACTAATCGTGGCAATTGATTTTTGGGTGTTAGAGCAGGCTTGCTTTCAGTTAAAAGTATGGCAAGAGCAGTTTCCGATCGCAGCAACTCTAACCATGAGTGTTAATTTATCTGCTAAACAGTTTGCTAAATCTGATTTGTTTGCTCAAATCGAGAATATACTCCAGAAAACGCAGCTAAATCATCATCATTTGAAGATCGAAGTAACTGAAAGTATATTAATTGAGAAAACCTCTTTAGCAGCGCAAATATTAGGAGAATTAAATGATCACAATATTCAAACTTGTATTGATGATTTTGGTACGGGGTATTCTTCATTAAGCTATTTGCATCGATTCCCGATTCATACCCTCAAGATCGATCGCTCCTTTATAAATCAACTCGATCGTCATTCTGGAGATAGTGAAATCGTCAAAGCAATAATTGTTTTGGGAATAAATCTGGGCTTAAATGTGATAGCGGAAGGAGTAGAAACTGCTGAGCAGTTGGACTATCTGAAAAGATATAATTGTGATGCAGGGCAGGGATATTATCTATTTGCACCTTTAGAAGCTGTGGCGATCGCTTCATTACTGGAGACTATACCAAGTAGTTCAGAAGAATTAGACCTATTAAAGCTCAAATTTGAATAG
- a CDS encoding NUDIX hydrolase encodes MEKGKIYQMYNYEYPRPALTVDCIVFGLDAQQELKVMLIQRNIPPFQGQWAIPGGFVRIDETLEQAALRELQEETGIHDVYLEQLYTFGDLGRDPRDRTVTVAYYALINLVEQKIQASTDAREADWFAISKIPPLAFDHNQILQTAIARLRNKIRYEPIGFELLPKNFTLSQLQKLYETVLDRSLDKRNFRKKILGMDLLIDTGKVEHNVAHRAAKLYEFDETKYLQLKQNGFNFEI; translated from the coding sequence ATGGAAAAAGGAAAAATTTATCAAATGTATAATTATGAATATCCACGACCTGCTCTTACTGTGGATTGCATCGTATTTGGACTTGATGCTCAGCAGGAACTCAAAGTGATGCTAATCCAGCGCAATATTCCGCCATTTCAAGGACAATGGGCGATCCCTGGGGGATTTGTACGGATTGATGAAACTTTAGAACAGGCGGCTTTGCGAGAATTGCAAGAAGAGACAGGAATACATGATGTTTACCTAGAGCAACTTTACACATTCGGTGATTTGGGGCGCGATCCCCGCGATCGCACAGTTACTGTCGCCTATTACGCATTGATTAATTTAGTGGAGCAAAAAATCCAAGCATCCACTGATGCGCGTGAGGCTGATTGGTTCGCCATCTCGAAAATTCCGCCTTTAGCCTTTGACCATAATCAGATCTTGCAAACGGCGATCGCCAGATTACGCAACAAAATTCGTTATGAACCAATTGGCTTTGAGCTATTACCCAAAAACTTTACCCTGTCACAACTCCAAAAACTCTATGAAACTGTATTAGATCGATCTTTAGACAAACGTAACTTTCGTAAAAAAATTCTTGGCATGGACTTGCTCATTGATACAGGAAAAGTCGAACACAATGTCGCCCATCGTGCTGCAAAACTTTATGAATTTGATGAGACTAAATACTTACAGTTAAAACAAAATGGATTTAATTTTGAAATCTAA
- a CDS encoding protein phosphatase 2C domain-containing protein: protein MQEQVELPELRSLQIPDLAGENLSSQFEYACGSIIGRNHVLASKNNQDALRIVLWDNFMTAVVCDGCGSGKHSEVGAKLGTLMVTDAIADLLHQGLAISEPDFWNVLKINLLQKVKAFVEISTNETQESVMQFVNNYLLFTIVGLVITPSETVAFSMGDGAIAVNGKLTQIPAYPDNAPPYLAYGLYRPEAVSFEIRDRIPTSELESILIATDGIDDLIAVEEVSQFWQEDRYFKNPDAIRRKLAMLNREEVKPDWQKRELIKRSGVLSDDTSLIVIRRPSPPAPLP from the coding sequence ATGCAAGAACAAGTAGAACTTCCTGAACTGCGATCGCTGCAAATTCCTGATTTAGCGGGTGAAAATTTGTCAAGTCAGTTTGAATATGCCTGCGGTTCAATTATTGGGCGCAACCATGTTCTTGCTAGCAAAAATAATCAGGATGCGCTGCGGATTGTCCTGTGGGATAACTTTATGACGGCTGTAGTGTGTGACGGCTGCGGCAGTGGTAAACATAGCGAGGTTGGGGCAAAGCTCGGTACGCTGATGGTGACTGATGCGATCGCCGATTTACTCCATCAAGGGTTAGCAATATCTGAGCCTGATTTTTGGAATGTGCTTAAAATTAATCTCTTACAGAAAGTAAAGGCTTTTGTGGAGATCTCGACTAATGAGACTCAAGAATCTGTGATGCAATTTGTGAATAACTATCTATTATTTACAATTGTGGGCTTAGTCATCACTCCTAGCGAAACAGTTGCTTTCTCTATGGGCGATGGGGCGATCGCTGTTAATGGCAAACTTACTCAAATTCCAGCCTATCCCGATAACGCCCCGCCCTATCTTGCTTACGGCTTGTATCGACCTGAAGCAGTGAGTTTTGAGATTCGCGATCGTATCCCTACATCAGAATTAGAATCTATTCTAATTGCTACCGATGGAATTGATGATTTGATCGCTGTGGAAGAGGTAAGTCAGTTTTGGCAAGAAGATCGTTACTTCAAAAATCCTGATGCCATAAGACGTAAGTTAGCAATGCTAAATCGTGAGGAAGTAAAACCAGATTGGCAGAAACGAGAGCTAATTAAGCGATCTGGTGTGCTTTCTGATGATACGAGTTTAATTGTGATAAGAAGACCCTCACCCCCAGCCCCTCTCCCATAG
- a CDS encoding ADP-ribosylglycohydrolase family protein, translating to MLGAIVGDIVGSIYEFNNHRSKDFPLFSGGCDFTDDSVLTVAVADCLMHQGNYAEYIKNYARKYTNRGYGGRFAQWIRFESMEPYNSWGNGSAMRVSSIGFAYDDLESVMNEAKRSAEVTHNHPEGVKGAQATAVAILMARQGQSKEEIKNAIAKSFGYDLNRTVDEIRPVYIFNESCQETVPEAIIAFLESTDFEDAIRNAISLGGDSDTLACITGGIAEAFYGGVPQDIAKQALSYLDNNMRAVVENFYGYLSQSKAD from the coding sequence ATGTTAGGCGCAATTGTCGGTGATATCGTCGGTTCCATTTACGAATTTAATAATCATCGCTCAAAAGACTTCCCTCTCTTTAGTGGAGGATGTGATTTTACCGATGACTCAGTGTTAACTGTAGCAGTAGCTGATTGCTTGATGCATCAAGGCAATTATGCAGAATACATCAAAAACTATGCTCGTAAATATACCAATCGTGGCTATGGTGGACGCTTTGCTCAGTGGATTCGTTTTGAGAGTATGGAGCCATACAATAGCTGGGGTAATGGCTCAGCAATGCGAGTCAGTTCTATCGGATTTGCCTATGATGACTTGGAATCGGTGATGAATGAAGCTAAGCGATCGGCGGAAGTGACCCATAATCATCCTGAAGGAGTCAAGGGAGCGCAAGCAACGGCTGTGGCTATCTTGATGGCGCGTCAAGGTCAGAGCAAGGAGGAAATAAAAAATGCGATCGCTAAATCTTTTGGCTATGACTTAAATCGCACTGTAGATGAGATTCGTCCTGTCTATATATTTAACGAATCCTGTCAAGAAACTGTGCCTGAAGCAATTATCGCTTTTCTAGAATCAACAGATTTTGAAGATGCAATTCGTAATGCAATTTCTCTCGGTGGTGATAGCGATACACTCGCTTGCATCACAGGTGGTATTGCCGAAGCTTTTTATGGTGGTGTTCCCCAAGATATTGCTAAACAAGCCTTGAGCTATCTCGATAACAATATGCGTGCAGTTGTGGAGAACTTTTATGGATATCTATCTCAATCAAAAGCGGATTAA
- a CDS encoding cysteine hydrolase family protein: MTTQIVTQLPIPAFFDRHKVGSVWRVPYQDRANQAEAWAKQHGITPAAKDRKKICLMAIDVQNTFCIPDHELFVGGRSGTGAIEDNVRLCEFIYRNLHHISEIAPTMDTHTAMQIFHPIFWVNDAGEHPMPNATSITLEDVQQGKWKVNPAIAYSLAKGNYMAIQRHALHYVQKLSDEGKFPLTVWAYHSMLGGIGHALVSSVEEAMFFHNIARHSQTNFEIKGGNPLTENYSVLRPEVMDGADGRPIAQKNTRFLQRLLEFDAVIIAGQAKSHCVAWTIQDLLSEILAHDPKLAKKVYLLEDCTSPVVVPNVVDYTDQADAAFQRFANAGMHLVKSTDAMETWSDLNLA; the protein is encoded by the coding sequence ATGACTACTCAAATCGTTACTCAACTTCCCATTCCCGCATTCTTCGATCGCCACAAAGTCGGATCGGTCTGGCGCGTTCCTTATCAAGATCGCGCTAACCAAGCCGAAGCATGGGCGAAACAGCATGGTATTACGCCTGCCGCAAAGGATCGCAAGAAAATTTGTTTGATGGCGATCGATGTGCAGAATACCTTTTGTATTCCCGATCATGAGCTTTTTGTTGGTGGACGATCTGGAACTGGTGCGATCGAGGATAATGTGCGGCTGTGTGAATTCATCTATCGCAACTTGCACCACATCAGCGAAATCGCGCCCACGATGGATACCCATACTGCCATGCAGATTTTTCATCCTATTTTCTGGGTGAATGATGCGGGTGAACATCCTATGCCTAATGCTACATCGATTACTCTAGAAGATGTGCAGCAAGGCAAGTGGAAAGTAAATCCTGCGATCGCCTATAGTCTTGCCAAAGGCAACTACATGGCAATTCAGCGTCACGCTTTGCATTATGTGCAGAAGCTTAGCGATGAAGGCAAGTTTCCACTTACGGTTTGGGCGTATCACTCTATGCTCGGCGGTATCGGTCACGCGCTAGTTTCTTCTGTCGAAGAAGCGATGTTCTTTCACAATATCGCAAGGCACAGTCAGACTAATTTCGAGATTAAAGGCGGTAATCCTCTCACTGAAAATTATTCCGTATTGCGTCCTGAAGTGATGGATGGAGCCGATGGTAGACCGATCGCTCAGAAAAATACACGCTTCTTGCAAAGATTATTGGAGTTTGATGCTGTAATTATTGCAGGTCAAGCCAAGAGCCATTGCGTCGCATGGACAATCCAAGATTTGCTCAGCGAAATCCTTGCTCATGATCCTAAACTCGCGAAGAAAGTCTATCTACTCGAAGATTGCACTTCGCCTGTGGTCGTTCCTAACGTGGTGGACTACACCGATCAAGCGGATGCTGCCTTTCAGCGATTTGCTAATGCAGGGATGCACCTTGTCAAATCCACTGACGCAATGGAAACTTGGTCAGATCTTAACCTTGCTTAA